Genomic segment of Candidatus Flexicrinis affinis:
CGAGACCGGCTTGAAGGTAACGTTCAATTCTCCAGAAACCGTCGCCGCGGTCGAGTGGCTGAACGAGACGTATACGAGCGAGAAGTACAAGCCGATGCTGCCACCCGGCGTCGAGAGCTGGACGGACGTCAGCAACAACGAGCAGTATCTGGCTGGTACGGTAGCCATGACGTTGAACCAGCCCAGCGTATACGCTGCGGCCAAGGCGAACAATAACCCGATCTTCGAGCATACGGCCGTGCTCCATGCCCCGAAATGGCTCGATGGATCCCTGCCAGAAGCAGGCGGCAGTGGGTGGATCACGATCTTCAAAGGCGCGCCGAACATCGAACTTGCCAAGGAACTGGTCCTGGACTTGCTTGCGCCGGCCAACTACACGCCGATGGTTCAGAATGGCGGCGGGCTGTTCTTGCCTGCCTATCGCGATCTGTGGACCGAGGACGTGATGGGCGCGGATCCGAACTTCGAGGTCTTCCGCGAAATCCTGTTGAATCCTGAGGTCTTCTACGGCATGTCGCACCCGGCGCCGCCTAACGCGCTGGTCGACCAGATCAATGCAGCCTCGATCACGAGCCAGATGATGGCGAACGTGACCACCGGCGCCATGACCGCCGAAGAGGCCGTCGCGGACGCGCACAACAAGATCGTTCAGATCTTCGAAGAAGGCGGAGCGATGCAGTAGTCCCACAACGGCAGGGCGCGAATAGTCCGCGCCCTGCCGATCTGACTCACTCAAGAATACTCATTGAGACATTGCGAGGACATGATGAGCGGTCCGGCAAACACGCGTACGCGTATTCAGGTGGCAAACGCGCCGCCGGGGCTGAAGTTGAGCCGTTGGGAACGCTTTCTCGGTCGAGACTGGCGGGTAGCGTATCCATTCATACTGCCCGTGGTCATCTTGATGCTCCTGCTCATCTTCTGGCCGTTCGTGAACGCGATCCTGCTCAGCATGACCACGCGATCGGTCGTCACCCGATCCGATGTGTACGTTGGCCTCGCAAACTACGAACGACTGCTGCAGGACAGCGACTTCATCAGCGCCGTCGGGAACACGTTCCTGTTCACGTTTGCGTCGCTGGCAGTGAAATTCGTGGTCGGCATCAGCATCGCGCTGATCCTCAACAGCAAGCTGCCGTTTCGCAGCATCCTGAGCGGGTTGATGCTGCTGCCGTGGATTGTGCCGGAAGTTGTGACTGCGCTTGCGTTCCGCAGCATCTACGATCCGATCTTTGGCGGCCTGAACCCGATCTTGCGAACGCTGGGTGTCATTGACCGGCAAGTGGCTTGGTTGGCGGAACCCGGATTAGCGCTCCCAAGCGTGATCGCCGTAAACGTCTGGAAGGGCATACCGTTCTACACCATTCTCCTGCTCGCTGGTCTCAAGGCAATCGATCGTGAGCAATACGAAGCGGCCGCTGTAGACGGCGCCACAAGCATTAAGCGCTTCCGTTACATCACGCTGCCGGGCCTCCGCTATGTTATTGTTGTCACGCTACTCCTTTCGTTTATTTCGACATTCAACAGCTTTGGCCTAATCTACCTGATGACAGGGGGAGGGCCGGGCGGGGCAACGCGCGTCTACAGCATCCTCGCCTATGAAAAGGCCATTATCGGCCTGCGCTTCGGGCCGGGTGCCGCGACCGCCTTTAGCATGGCCCCACTCATAGCCGTGGTGATCTTCCTGCTTGCGCGTTTCATGCGACCCGAGCAGCAAGTTGAAAGTACAGAGAAAGTCTCGCGCAGCAGCGTGCTATATGCGTTTTCCGCCCGCCTACTCGGTTGGGCCATCGACCTCGTACTTCTCCCCCTAGAGCTGATCTCCGGCGTCGTGGGGCGGATCGGTACCATACTCTTTCCCCCGAAGGCACAAGGGATTCCGCGCCTCACCCGAAGTCAGCGTGAAGGAATCGGGCTGACCGGACGCCTGTTGATGCTCTCGGTGTTCCTGATCTTCGTGATGTTTCCGTTCTTCTGGATCATCATTACATCGTTCAAAACGGACTTGCAGATTCAGCGATTCGAGTCGATCTACTGGCCCAACCCGTGGACGTTCGAGCAGTATCGCTCGCTGCTCTTCGATACGCCGTTCGTCCGATGGTTCGGCAACACGGTCCTCGTCGCGACGACCAGCACGGCGATCTCGGTGGTACTTGCCGCGCTGGCCGCATATGCGCTGGCGAGGCTAAAGTTCCGCGGTGGCGGGTTGCTGACCACGCTTCTGCTGGTTACGTACCTGCTGCCGGGTGCGCTCATCTTCATTCCGCTGTATCGCATCCTGACCGAACTTGGCTTGATCAACACTTACGGCGCGTTGATACTCACGTATCCGACATTCTTGATGCCATTTGCCACATGGGTCATGATGGGATACTTCCGGTCGATTCCGGTTGAACTCGAAGAGGCGGCCCTTATCGATGGAGCGAACCGGCTAACCGCGTTCTGGAAGATCACGCTTCCGCTCGCGATGCCCGCCTTGCTCTCGGTGACGTTGTTCGCGTTCACAAACGCTTGGAACGAGTTCCTGTTCGCATTTGTGTTCATCACCAGTGAATCGCTCAAGACTCTGCCCGTCGGGCTGCAGCTTCTCGTGTTTGGCGACATCTATCCGTGGGGGCAACTGATGGCGGCCTCGCTGATGATGGCGATTCCCGTCGTTGCGATCTATATATTCGCGCAGCGTTTTCTCGTAGAGGGTCTGACGGCTGGCAGCCTGAAAGGTTAGTGGGCGATCATGAAGATCACGGATGTGCAGGCGTGCGTCATTGGCGAGCAGGTGCCGCACAGCGGAGGCAGCGTGTGGACGTTCGTCCGCATCTATACCGACGAGGGCATTGTCGGCACCGGAGAGTGCAACTCCGGCGGGCCGGGCGCATCTGGATTCGCGACCAAAGCGGCGATTATGGCGATGCGGGAGCGCATCATAGGTGAGGATCCGTTCAACGTCAACCTGATCTATGAGAAGCTGCGGCGCGGCGGCCGTTACGGCGGATCGTCGAACGCGCCGATCATCTTCGCGCTGACTGGAATCGACAACGCGCTGTATGACATCTGCGGCAAGGCGCTCGGCGTGCCGATCTACAAGCTGCTCGGCGGCAAGTTCCGCGACAAGATTCGGTTGTATGCCGACTGTCACGCAGGCGAGGAAGAGAGCGTGCAGGCGTACGCCGAGAAGGCGATCGAGCGTGTCGAACAAGGTTTCAGCGCCGTGAAGTTTGACGTGGACAGCACGGGCGTGGGCAAGCTGGACCCTTACAACTGGACCGTTGGCGCCAAAGAGATGACGCACATCATCGGCTTGATCGAGGGCTTACGCGATGCGCTCGGGTACGAGGTCGACCTCGCCATCGACTGCCACGGGCAGTTCGACCTGCCTTCGGCGATTACGCTGGCGAAAGCGGTCGAGCCCCTGCGTCTGATGTGGCTGGAGGAGCCCGTGCCGGCTGAAAACGTTGCGGCGCTGGCGCAGGTCAAAGCTTCGAGCAGTACCGTAATCTGCAGCGGCGAGAATCAATATACGAGATTCGAGTTCCTCGAACTCTTCAACGCGAAGGCGGTTGACGTCATCATGCCCGACCTCGCGAAGGCCGGCGGTATCGCGGAAGCCAAACGCATCGCGGATCTTGCCGACGCGAACTACATTCCGATCGCCCCGCACAACGTCTCGACGCCGCACGGCATGATGGCAGCTGCGCATGTGATGGCGTCCGTGCCGAACTTCCTGGTGCTTGAACTGCATGCGCTCGAAATACCGTGGTGGAACGACCTGTGTGATGGTGACAAGCCGTTCGTACAAGACGGCTTCATGACCGTTTCGGAGCGCCCCGGAATCGGCGTAGAATTGAACGATTCTGTCGCCAGGCGCTTGCTCTGGAACGGCGACACGTATTTCGACTGAGTCCGTGACGACGCAACTCCATTCGACTGCACGCATCAAGGAAAGAGACGATGACTGAACACGCGCAAGATGCCGCTCAACTGCAAGCCCGCTGGGACAGAATCCGCGTTGCAAACCTGTACGACACGCTCGACCGCATGGGCTATCCCGACCAATGCCTCGATCTCGGTATTCGGCCGCTGTCCATGCATCAGCATCTCGCCGGTCAGGTCGTGACCGTCAAAGGGTCCGCGTACCCGGTCACCAAGGGTGAGGAGTGGACGGGCGGTGGCGGTGTCAACTACTTCGAGAAGCTGCGCACACTGATGTATCCCGGGTGCGCGGTCGTCGTGGAATGCGGTGGCGAACTGCATGCCGGGAAGTTCGGCGAGATGACGAGCTGGGCGCTCCAACAGGGCGGAGCGCGCGGAATCGTCCTCGACTCGCTGATTCGCGATTACCTCGGGCTTGAGGTGATTCCCAACTTCACTGTGTGTTCGCGGGGTACGTCGCCGATCGAATCGTCGCAGCGCTGGCGAATCGACGACGTAAACGTCACGATCGGCATGCCGGGGACGTTGACCAGTCGTGTACGGGTGAGGCCGGGCGACTGGATCGTCGGCGAGGCGGACGGCGTCATCGTCGTCCCGCAAGAAATCGCGATGGAAGCGCTGGTGAAGGTTGAGGAGGTCGAGGCCAAGGAAGAAGGCATGCGGCAGGACTTCGCGCTCGGCATGTCGTTCGACGAGGCGTATGCCAAGTGGGGGCGCGCGTAGAGTCGCAAAACAACGCTCGCGGTGTCATCGGCGTGCTGCGAGCTGGACAGCGTTAGTTCGATTTCAGGCGGGAACGTGTAGAATCATGTTCCCGCTTGTTCGTCCAAGCGTGTGATCGTGATGACACGCGCGGGCGCGAACAGCGAACAAACGCACGTCGGCTACGCTAGTCAGGACGATACCATGGCGCACAGCCCGAATCTCCTCACCGAAGATCTCGACCACAGCGGCACGGTACGCACATGGCTGGCATGCGGGCCGATTGTGACACCGCTGCAGAATCTGGATCAAGTCGTCAACCCGGCCGGCAATGCATTCGGCGCCGGGAGGCGGTGGGCGCTGTCGTACTGGGCGTTCCACCCGGAGGTCCTCGCGCTGAAGTCGCGCGTGTATAGACTGATGCCCGCTCCCGACCTGCCTGTGCGTCCGGAGCTTGGGCAGACCGGGCCGGGTGGCGTGCCGTGGCGATCTGCCGCCGTTGCCGAGGATCAAGCTGTCGACTTCAGCGTCTTCAACTACCGGCCTAGCCACATGGAAGGTTGGCTCCACACGACGCTGACCGCCAAGAAGGCGCTGACTCTGTCTGCCGAGCTGGTCACCATCGGCCCGGCACAGGTCTGGGTAGACAGCGAACTGGTCGCGCAGTCGATGGCGTTCAGCTATGTCGAGCCCATCGTCTTCCCGTTCATGCTGGATGTCGGGTCGGGCACGCACACGCTGACGATACACGGCAGCATGGTCGGGTGGCGCGAGGCCCGCCTCGCGCTCGGGCTTCGGTTTCGCGGTCAGCCCGCGGTGACGACCGGTATTCCGATCGCTGGACACGACGCCGCAACGTGGCGACAAGCGGCACACGACCTCGATTGCGTGTACGCAGACCGGTTCGTCGTCACCGAACTGCCGGGACAGCTTACTCTGAGTGCAAACGCGCCGCATCCTGTGCCGGTGATCATTACGACAAGTCCGTCACGACCGCAGTTCAACCTTCCAGAGGTGGTGTCGCCTGACCTGCCCGAACACCGCACGACGGCGACGCTCTCTGTCGGCGGAACGGTCGACCTTCCGCTGACGCCGGAGCAGGTCGCGGCGTTGATGCGCTTGCGCGAAGCCCACAACGTGCAGGTTAGGGTTGGGACAACGGGTGATGCTCCCGTGTCCGTTACCCGACCGATCTGGGTGAGTTCGTTTCCCTATCACGATATTCCGCACGGCACGTACGACACGCGCCGCCACACCGCGCTGGAGCATCTCGCGCAGATTCGCTACGACGTGCTGGGAAGCCTCGCGGCAGTGACGCTTGGGCATACGCGGTTGATCGACGCCGATGCAGTCACTCTCGCGTGTCACTACCTCAATCAGCGGTACGACTGTGCCGATTTCTTCGCGTTGAGCCTGCTGGCTGCGCTCTACCATCATCGAGCCGAGCCAATCCTGCGTGACGACGACTACACGGCGATCGAGCGGGCCTTTCTCGGGTTCAAGTATTGGATCGACGAACCCGGTTTGGACGGCATGTGCTACATCACGGAGAACCACCAGATACTGTTCCATGTGACAGCTTACCTTGCGGGTCAATTCTGGCCGGACCGCATATTCGCCAACAGTGGATACACGGGGCGGCAGCAGATGGCCCGTTCGCGTCCGCGGATCGAGACGTGGATCCTGCGACGTTTGCGCGGCGGGTTTTCGGAGTGGGACTCGAATACGTATTTGACGATGGACACCTTCGCGATGCTGTCACTGGTGGAACTTGCCAACAGCGCGCGCCTGCGAGAAATGGCCGCAGCGCTGCTGCACAAGATCTTCTTCATGCTGGCGTCGCAGTCGTTCCGCGGGGCACACGGAAGCTCACACGGACGATGCTACGTGGATGGCCTGAAGACGGCCCGCGCGGATGCGACCTCCGGCATGCAGCAGATTGCCTGGGGGATGGGCAATTTCAACGGCGAGACTCACGCGACGTCGATGCTGGCCCTCGCCCAGCGGTATCGCGTGCCTGAGGTGTTACAGCGGATTGGTGCAGATGTGTCTGGCGAGCTCGTAACACGTGCGCGATCGAACGGGAGATTCCGTCCCCAGTTCGACATTCATCGTGGGGAGTGGGATATCCGCACGATCACGCGCAGGACGCCGACGTCGATGCTCGCCGCCGCAGTCGATTACCGGCCCGGTCAGCGCGGGATCCAAGAGCACTTGTGGCAAGCGACACTTGGTCCTGAAGCCGTAGTCTTCACGACGTATCCCGGCAACAACCAAGAGCATGGCAACGCGCGCCCGAACTACTGGGCGGGTTCCGCGCGTCTCCCGCGTGTCGGGATGCACGGCCGCACCGTGATCTGCCTGTATTCGCTGGATGCTGCCGTCGGCTTGGGGTTCAGTCACGCGTACTTCCCATGTGCCGAGTTCGACGAACACGTCATCCGCGGAGCGTGGGCGTTTGCGCGGCTCGGCGACGCATACCTCGCTCTGTGGGGAGATGGCCCGCTGGCGCTGTTGGACCGCGGACCGTACGCCGGCCAAGAACTGCGCAGCGAGAACGGTGGACATGCGTGGATATGCACGGTGGGCAGTGCCGCGGACGACGGGGACTGGCACACGTTTATCGCCAAGGTAGAGCAAAACGTGCCAATAGGGCAGGGGACGCGTGTCGAGTATCGTACGCCGGACGGCGAGTCACTGGTGTTCGGCTGGGAAGGGCATCTGAAAGTCGACGGGCGCGCCGTGGACTGGGCCGCGTTTCCGCACTACGAGAACAAGTACACGAGCGTCGACCTCGGCGCCGAGCGCATGGACATCTCGTACGATGGTGATGTACTGTCGCTTGACTTGGCCCGCGGCGGTGTACGCGCCGAAGCCCCGGGTACTGGCTAGCGCCATCGAGGTCGCAGATGCTCCTGCGCTACCCCAGAAATTGGACGAACTGCACCGTTCGAATGGTCCGTTTGTAACATCCCGTACGCGCAGACAGGACTACAATGGAATCTGGATCGTTGCGCCGGACCGCAGCATCCTCTGGTTTTGCGAACAGGGTATATAGACATGGTCAATCACAGCATTGTTGCCCAAGACCTGACTTACGCGTACGGTGACCTGACGGCCGTAAACCACATCAATTTCGAGGTGGGGGAGGGGGAGATCTTCGCATACCTCGGCCCCAACGGTGCGGGAAAGTCGACCACCATCAAGATGCTGACGGGCCAGATCCGGCCCAAAGCAGGCAAGGCCACACTTCTTGGCATGGACATCGCTAAAGAGCCGAACAAGGTGCAGCAGCACATCGGCGTGTCGTTCGAGACGACCAACCTGTATCCGCAGATGAGCGCGATCGAGAACCTCGCCTTGTTTGCGCGCCTTTACGGCGTCAACGCCGATGTGAACGACCTGTTGGATCGGGTCGGACTCGGTACGCGCGGCAAAGAGAGAGTCGAAGGGTTTTCGAAGGGCATGAAGCAGCGCCTGATGGTGGCACGGGCGATGGTAAACAAGCCGCGCATTCTGTTCCTCGACGAGCCGACCGAAGGCCTCGATCCGGTATCGTCGGAGGCGATCCGCGACCTGATCCGCGAAGCGCGTGCTAATGGCGCGACCGTGTTCTTGACCACCCATGATATGCACGAGGCCGACATACTCAGCGATCGGGTTGCCTTCATCAATCAGGGTGAGATCGTGGCCCTCGACACGCCGCACAAGTTGAAACAGAAGTACGGCAAGCGCCTGCTGAAGGTAGAGGTAGAGACTGCCGACGGCGGCATAGACGTGCGTGAAGTCACGCTCGACAGCGCCGAGACCGGCATTGCACTCAAGCAGTTGTTCGAAAGCGAAAAGGTCGTGACCGTCCACAGCGAGGAAGCGACACTCGAAGACATCTTCATCCAGATCACTGGACGGAGGCTCGCGGGATGAACGCTCGCATTCTGGGCACCCTGATGATGAAGGATCTGAAGCTATACTTTCGCAATCGATTCTTCGCCTTTATCACGATCGCGGGCGTGATCCTCTACATCGCGGCCTTTCATCTGCTGCCTTCAACAGTTGACGAGTCGCTTACGCTGGCCGTGTACGCCCCTTCGATCCCCGACACGGTGCTTGAGGTGTTGACCGGCAACGACATTACGATCGTGCCGATGGAATCGGACGCCGCGCTGCAAGAAGCGGTCGTCAACAACGAATACGTGGCCGGCGTTGCGCTGCCCGAGGATGTCGTCGGCAGCATTCTCTTGGGCCGGCCGTCCACATTGACCGTCTATTTCGCATCAGACGCGCCGCGTGAAATCGTCAACGCGATGCGCACCGTTCTGCGTCTCGCGTTCAACGAACTCAGCTACACCGTAGCCGGCGACCCGCTGCAGTTGGAATTCGTCGAGCAGATCGTCGGACCGGACCGGACCGGCGATCAACTCGCGATTCGCAATCGTTTGCTGCCGCTGATGGCGATCTGGCTGCTGGTCATGGAGACGATGGGACTGGGTAGCCTGATTTCGGACGAGGTCGAGCACGGGACGTTTCAAGCCGTGCTGGTCACGCCGGTCACGCTGGTCGGGATGTTCTCGAGCAAAGCGATCTTCGGCGTGGTTCTGGCGTTCGTGCAGGCCGCGCTGTTGATGGGATTGACCGGCAGTTTGGGCTGGGAACCGCTGCTGATCCTGACGACACTGCTGTTGGGGAGCCTTGTCGTGACCGGTCTCGGTTTTCTGATCGCGTCGGTGAGCCGCAGCATGATGAGCGTTATGGCATGGGGCATCCTCGCCGTCATCATCATGGTGATTCCGTCCTACGGCGTCGTGTTCCCGGGGACGGTTACGGGCTGGGTGCAGATCATCCCGTCCTATTACATGTTCGATACCATCCATCAGGTCGTCAATTTCGGCGCCTCGTGGGGTGCCGTGGCGAGCAACTTGGCCGTGCTGTTGGTCATGGGGATTGCCCTAATGGCCGCGGGTGTGGCCGTTATGGGCAGGAGGATACGATGAGCTTTCGTCGTGTAGGCGTGTTGTTTATGAAGGACCTTCGGTACGGGTCGAAGAACTTCATCTTCGTGTTTGCCGTCGTGATGCCGCTGGTCGTGTCGCTCGTGGTCGGCCTGTTGTTCGGCACGCTGTTCTCCGAGAAGCCTAAGCTGGGAATCGTCGACATGGGCGATTCCGAGTTGGCCGCATTGCTTGCTGCCGCAGACTTCCTCGCGGTTCAATCGTACGACTCGGAGGCCGATCTGACAGCTGCGCTCGAGACTGGCGGCGCTGAGGTCGGGCTGGTGCTGGCAGATGGTTTCGATGCGGCCCTGCGCTCAGGCGAACGCACCGAGATCACGTTCTTCGTCTGGGGCCAGAGTCTCGTGCGCAACCGCGCGATCATCAGCGCGGCCGTCGCCGACAGCGCGCTGGAGATCAGCGGGCGCGAGACGCCGATTACGGTCGACATCGTACTCGTGGGCGACCGGGCCGAAGTCTCTTGGCAGCAGCGACTGCTCCCGCTGCTGGTGCTCATGGCGGTCGTATTCGGCGGCATGATGGTTCCGGCGACATCGATGATCGAAGAGCGTCTGAAGCGCACGCTTTCGGCGGTCACAACGACTCCAATGTCGATGGCTGAGGTGTTCGCCGCCAAGGGGTTGATGGGTGTTGCGCTGTCAATCTTCTCCGGATTTGCGATCCTCACGCTAAACGGTGGGTGGGGCCCGCAGCCGATTCTACTCGTGCTTTTGCTGACGATCAGCGGCATGTTTGCGGCGGCCTTCGGGATCTTCGTCGGCTCGCGCGTCAAGGACATCCAAACGCTTTTCGCTCTGATGAAGAGCACTGGCATTCTTATTTACGCGCCGGCAATCGTCGCGCTGTTCCCGGAAGCTATTCCGCAGTGGATCGCGCGGCTGTTCCCGACATACTACATCATGCAGCCTGTGCTGGACATCAGTCAGGGTGGGGCAGGCTTGGGCGACATCGCGCTCGATTTGCTCGTCTTGTGCGCGATGACCGCAGCGGCGATCTTCGCGCTTGGGCGCACCGCCGAACGGCTGCAAGTTCGCGCAGCCTAAAACGCCGCGGCCTGAAGCCGGACGCTATCAAAATACACGGGCCACGGCTGCATCTCCGTGGCCCGCTTGAGGTGCTTGTCTACGCCTGACCGCTGATCAGGCGCGCGATCGTCTCCAGCGGCGCTTTCGGCTGGCGATCGTACGTCAGCAGGCCGTTGATCTCCTGCTCGACGTCGGTGAGCTGTGTGTAGCAGAAACCCTGCAGCACGGGCGACTTGTAGACCGCAGTCATGATTGCCGCCAACCGGTCGATGAAGTCGGCTTCGTCGCCGGCTGTCGAATAGCCCCAGCCTTCTTGCGCGGACTTCTTGTACGCGACGCCGCCAAACTCCGTCAACAAGATCGGCTGACCGGCATGCTCGACCCCACGTACGTAGAGATCGCGTTTAGCTGGCCGTGCGGCGAGCGTACTGGCGAGGGTCGCGTAACGTTCGGTCAATACCTCGCCACTGCTTTCGTAGTCATGGATCGTCAGCAGATCCGTCGTCGCGTGTTCCCAACCATCGTTCGACACCACGAGCCGCGTCCGGTCGAGCGAGCGTGTGAGGTGATACATCCCGTTCAGGTGGCTGATCTGCTTCGGGTCGCCGTTGAGGTCCGGTACTCCCCAGCTTTCGTTAACCGGCACCCACGCCACGATGCACGGGTGGTTGTAGTCGCGATCGACGGCTTCTTGCCACTCTGACGTGATGCGCTTGACGTACTCATCGGAGTAGGCGTAGGCATTAGCCATTTCGCCCCACACCAGCAAGCCCATCCGGTCGGCCCAGTACAGATAGCGTGGGTCCTCGACTTTCTGATGCTTGCGCGCGCCGTTGAAGCCAAGCCGCTGTGTGAGTTCAATATCCTTCTTGAAGTCGTCGTCGGCTGGGAACGTCAGAATTCCTTCGGGGTGGTAGCCCTGATCGAGCACCAGCTTCATCGTGTACGGATGGTTGTTGAGCCGTACTTGACCGCGCTCGATGCTGATCTTGCGCATGCCGAAGTAGGATGTGAACGTGTCGACGACACTGCCGCCGGCTTTGACTGTCACCGCCAAATCGTACAGGTTTGGATGTTCCGGCGACCAGACGGCCATATCGCGGCCAAACTTCACGACCTGAGACACCGATCGCATCACCGATTCCGGCTGGATGGTCCCACTGACAACCGGCGCTCCGCGATACGTCACGGACGCCTCGACCTCGATCTCGGTCGGGACTGCGCCTCCGAGGACGTACTCGAACGTCGCTGAGCGCGCATCGACGTCCGGCGTGATTTTGAGCGACTTGACATACGTCGGGCCGACCGGCTCAAGCCACACCGGCTGCCAGATTCCCGTCGTGCGCGTGTAGAAGATCGCCGCCGAGTCGCGCATCCAATACTGTTTGCCGCGCGGCTGATATACGTCGGTCGATACGTCTTCGACGCGCAGCACCAACGAGTTGCCCGTGGGCTTTAGCAGGTCGGTGACATCCACCGAAAACGGCGTGTGCCCACCCTCGTGGAAGACGGCAAACGTGCCGTTGACCCACACCCATGCGCGGTAGTCGACCGCGCCGAAGTGCAGTAGGACGCGCTTGCCTGCCCAAGAGTTCGGCACCTCGAAGGCGCGCTGATACCAGACGACATCGTGGAAGTCATTGGTGCCGATGCCGCTGAGCGGAGACTGAAACGTAAACGGAACAAGGATCTGCTGATCGAACGCCGCACCGGTGTACCACTTATCGGCGAGGCCGCGGTTGTCGTCATCGAAGGCGAAATGCCACGTGCCGTTAAGGCAGAGCCACTGATTGCGCACGAGCTGTGGGCGAGGATACTCGGAACGGGGAATGTCCATCTAAACGCCTCTTTCGCAATTTCTTGCTCAACAACGGACCTGCATACGATTTCATCGATGATGATAGCGCGTGCTGCAAAGACTGCCACACCAGTTTGATTGACGCTTGGCGGCAGTCAGTGGGTGATGATGTGGACCCGCAAGTTCTCCTGACGGTACTCGCCCGGTGTGACCTGCATTGCGCTGCGGAAGATTCGCCGGAAGTAGTCGGGATTGCGAAAGCCGCATCGCCCGGCGATTTGACTGATGGTCAATTCGCTGTTGAGCAGATACTCGCATGCCTTCTGTATCCGCCTGCGGTGGATGGCTTCGGTCAGCGTGCAGTGATACGTCTCGCGGAAGATGCGGCCGAGATAGTCGAGGTTGTAGCCGAGCGCTTCGGCGACCTTGCCGGCGGTGATACCACGGTCGAAGTTCATTCGAATGTAGTTGTGCGCCCATGTTGCCACGGCGTTGGTTGTGGCGGTCTCGGCGGTTTCGAGCGCCTGTTGACCGACTTCAAACAGCATCAGAAGCATCAGCATGTTGGCGGACGACGGCCGCAGAATTCCGGTTTCCTGCTCTGTCAGGAAGAACCGAAAGAGGCGCTCAAGCGCGTCAGGGCGGGGCATGTGCGAGTGCTGCGGAACGTCAACCGCAGAGCGGCGATCGACCTCGCGACGGGCGCGCTCCGGGCGGCCCTCCGGCACGTCGAAGTGGATCCAGTAGAAGCGCAGATCGGGCGGCATCGGTTTGGTGCTGCCGTGTGTTCGGCCCGGCCACAAGTGAAGTGTGCTTCCCGCCACGAGA
This window contains:
- a CDS encoding dimethylmenaquinone methyltransferase, whose protein sequence is MTEHAQDAAQLQARWDRIRVANLYDTLDRMGYPDQCLDLGIRPLSMHQHLAGQVVTVKGSAYPVTKGEEWTGGGGVNYFEKLRTLMYPGCAVVVECGGELHAGKFGEMTSWALQQGGARGIVLDSLIRDYLGLEVIPNFTVCSRGTSPIESSQRWRIDDVNVTIGMPGTLTSRVRVRPGDWIVGEADGVIVVPQEIAMEALVKVEEVEAKEEGMRQDFALGMSFDEAYAKWGRA
- a CDS encoding ABC transporter ATP-binding protein; this translates as MVNHSIVAQDLTYAYGDLTAVNHINFEVGEGEIFAYLGPNGAGKSTTIKMLTGQIRPKAGKATLLGMDIAKEPNKVQQHIGVSFETTNLYPQMSAIENLALFARLYGVNADVNDLLDRVGLGTRGKERVEGFSKGMKQRLMVARAMVNKPRILFLDEPTEGLDPVSSEAIRDLIREARANGATVFLTTHDMHEADILSDRVAFINQGEIVALDTPHKLKQKYGKRLLKVEVETADGGIDVREVTLDSAETGIALKQLFESEKVVTVHSEEATLEDIFIQITGRRLAG
- a CDS encoding ABC transporter permease → MSFRRVGVLFMKDLRYGSKNFIFVFAVVMPLVVSLVVGLLFGTLFSEKPKLGIVDMGDSELAALLAAADFLAVQSYDSEADLTAALETGGAEVGLVLADGFDAALRSGERTEITFFVWGQSLVRNRAIISAAVADSALEISGRETPITVDIVLVGDRAEVSWQQRLLPLLVLMAVVFGGMMVPATSMIEERLKRTLSAVTTTPMSMAEVFAAKGLMGVALSIFSGFAILTLNGGWGPQPILLVLLLTISGMFAAAFGIFVGSRVKDIQTLFALMKSTGILIYAPAIVALFPEAIPQWIARLFPTYYIMQPVLDISQGGAGLGDIALDLLVLCAMTAAAIFALGRTAERLQVRAA
- a CDS encoding ABC transporter permease, translated to MNARILGTLMMKDLKLYFRNRFFAFITIAGVILYIAAFHLLPSTVDESLTLAVYAPSIPDTVLEVLTGNDITIVPMESDAALQEAVVNNEYVAGVALPEDVVGSILLGRPSTLTVYFASDAPREIVNAMRTVLRLAFNELSYTVAGDPLQLEFVEQIVGPDRTGDQLAIRNRLLPLMAIWLLVMETMGLGSLISDEVEHGTFQAVLVTPVTLVGMFSSKAIFGVVLAFVQAALLMGLTGSLGWEPLLILTTLLLGSLVVTGLGFLIASVSRSMMSVMAWGILAVIIMVIPSYGVVFPGTVTGWVQIIPSYYMFDTIHQVVNFGASWGAVASNLAVLLVMGIALMAAGVAVMGRRIR
- a CDS encoding ABC transporter permease subunit, yielding MSGPANTRTRIQVANAPPGLKLSRWERFLGRDWRVAYPFILPVVILMLLLIFWPFVNAILLSMTTRSVVTRSDVYVGLANYERLLQDSDFISAVGNTFLFTFASLAVKFVVGISIALILNSKLPFRSILSGLMLLPWIVPEVVTALAFRSIYDPIFGGLNPILRTLGVIDRQVAWLAEPGLALPSVIAVNVWKGIPFYTILLLAGLKAIDREQYEAAAVDGATSIKRFRYITLPGLRYVIVVTLLLSFISTFNSFGLIYLMTGGGPGGATRVYSILAYEKAIIGLRFGPGAATAFSMAPLIAVVIFLLARFMRPEQQVESTEKVSRSSVLYAFSARLLGWAIDLVLLPLELISGVVGRIGTILFPPKAQGIPRLTRSQREGIGLTGRLLMLSVFLIFVMFPFFWIIITSFKTDLQIQRFESIYWPNPWTFEQYRSLLFDTPFVRWFGNTVLVATTSTAISVVLAALAAYALARLKFRGGGLLTTLLLVTYLLPGALIFIPLYRILTELGLINTYGALILTYPTFLMPFATWVMMGYFRSIPVELEEAALIDGANRLTAFWKITLPLAMPALLSVTLFAFTNAWNEFLFAFVFITSESLKTLPVGLQLLVFGDIYPWGQLMAASLMMAIPVVAIYIFAQRFLVEGLTAGSLKG
- a CDS encoding mandelate racemase/muconate lactonizing enzyme family protein gives rise to the protein MKITDVQACVIGEQVPHSGGSVWTFVRIYTDEGIVGTGECNSGGPGASGFATKAAIMAMRERIIGEDPFNVNLIYEKLRRGGRYGGSSNAPIIFALTGIDNALYDICGKALGVPIYKLLGGKFRDKIRLYADCHAGEEESVQAYAEKAIERVEQGFSAVKFDVDSTGVGKLDPYNWTVGAKEMTHIIGLIEGLRDALGYEVDLAIDCHGQFDLPSAITLAKAVEPLRLMWLEEPVPAENVAALAQVKASSSTVICSGENQYTRFEFLELFNAKAVDVIMPDLAKAGGIAEAKRIADLADANYIPIAPHNVSTPHGMMAAAHVMASVPNFLVLELHALEIPWWNDLCDGDKPFVQDGFMTVSERPGIGVELNDSVARRLLWNGDTYFD